From Methanomicrobiales archaeon HGW-Methanomicrobiales-1, a single genomic window includes:
- a CDS encoding nitrogenase: MSMEIAATPKVKQVNENQCQQCMPLGGVVVFKGIENAMVLIHGSQGCSTYMRLTNVEHYNEPVDIASSALNEKQTIYGGEANLHKALDNVIRVYGPKVIGIMTTCLTETMGEDLERIVATYRQNRGITAVDIIPVATPSYSGTQTEGFWAATRQLVAYYAKPVERHNGINVIIPHISPADIREIKRVLDLFGLSYTMLPDYSMTLDRPYGGRYQKIPPGGTRTQDITRMTGARATIQFGLTCPDNLSPGLLLEQEFGVPLHNLPLPIGLQNMDRLVETLEKLSGRSLPDILERERGWLLDGMADSHKYNADGRPIVYGEPEHVYAFSSICVENGAIPVVIASGTKSSRLTGMLTTLLADADEQPVILEETDFAAIDDAGFMSGANIAIGHSGGKFLTERRGTPLIRVGFPIHDRTGGQRVLSAGYTGTLVFLDRFTNALLETKYESYRELRKEEMGIREGV; the protein is encoded by the coding sequence ATGAGCATGGAAATCGCAGCCACACCCAAAGTAAAACAGGTCAACGAAAACCAGTGCCAGCAGTGTATGCCACTCGGCGGTGTCGTTGTCTTCAAAGGCATCGAGAACGCGATGGTGCTCATACACGGTTCGCAGGGTTGCAGCACCTACATGCGCTTAACCAATGTTGAGCATTACAATGAACCCGTGGATATTGCCTCCTCGGCTCTCAATGAAAAACAGACCATCTATGGCGGGGAAGCAAACCTGCACAAGGCGCTCGACAATGTCATCCGGGTGTACGGGCCAAAAGTCATCGGCATTATGACCACCTGTCTTACCGAAACGATGGGTGAGGATCTCGAACGGATCGTCGCAACCTACCGGCAGAACCGTGGCATCACCGCAGTCGACATCATTCCGGTAGCGACCCCGAGTTACAGCGGCACCCAGACAGAAGGATTCTGGGCAGCAACCCGGCAGCTGGTGGCGTACTATGCAAAACCTGTTGAACGGCACAATGGGATCAACGTAATCATCCCCCATATCAGCCCGGCAGATATCCGGGAGATTAAACGCGTCCTTGACCTGTTCGGGCTCTCATATACGATGCTCCCGGATTACTCAATGACGCTCGACCGACCCTATGGGGGCCGGTACCAGAAGATCCCACCGGGTGGCACACGAACGCAGGATATCACCCGCATGACCGGGGCAAGAGCCACGATCCAGTTCGGGCTCACGTGTCCTGACAACCTGTCCCCTGGCCTGCTCCTCGAGCAGGAGTTCGGCGTGCCCCTGCACAACCTGCCCCTGCCCATTGGCCTGCAGAACATGGACCGCCTGGTTGAAACCTTAGAAAAACTCAGCGGCCGGTCCCTGCCGGATATTCTCGAACGGGAACGCGGGTGGCTGCTGGATGGCATGGCGGACTCGCACAAGTACAATGCGGACGGTCGGCCGATCGTGTACGGTGAGCCCGAGCACGTGTACGCGTTTTCCAGTATCTGCGTGGAGAATGGTGCTATCCCCGTTGTCATTGCGAGTGGGACAAAAAGCAGCCGGCTCACTGGGATGTTGACCACGCTCCTTGCTGATGCGGATGAGCAGCCGGTCATCCTGGAGGAGACCGACTTTGCTGCAATCGATGATGCAGGATTCATGTCAGGGGCAAATATCGCGATTGGCCATTCCGGTGGAAAATTCTTAACCGAGCGCCGGGGCACTCCCCTCATCCGGGTGGGATTTCCCATCCATGACCGGACCGGCGGGCAGCGGGTGTTATCGGCCGGGTATACAGGCACCTTAGTGTTTCTCGACC